Within the Halobaculum limi genome, the region GTACCAACTGCCGCCGATGATCCCGCCCTGGAACGGGCCGATCAACAGCGGCGCTTGCCCGACGCGCGGTTGGGCGACGAGCGACGGGCCGAGGAGGCCAATAAAGACGAATCCGAACACGAGGACCGCACCGATCCGAGCGCGCACGTCGTTCCAGACGACGCGCGCGGGTGCGACCACCCACAGGTCGAGCGTCTTTCGGAGTCGGTCTGCCCGCCCCATCGACGACTCCGAGACGGTCCCGAAGCCGCCGCGGTCTTGGAACCCGCTCGTGGAGTTCTCGCGACTCATTAGGAGTCACCTCCCGTGGAGACGCGCGGGTCGACGAGGCCGTACGTCAGGTCGGCGACGAACGCGCCGACGACGACGGCGAGCGTGATGAGGACGAACCCGCCCATCATCAGCGGGTAGTCGCGCGCCTCGACGGCGGCAACGATGTAGTAGCCGAGTCCAGGGTAGGTGAACACCTGTTCGAGGATAGCCGACCCGCCGATGACGGCACCGAACGCGAGCAGCAGGCCGGTGTACATCGGCAGGATAGCGTTGCGAGCGACGTAGCGCAGGGCGATCCGGGTGTCAGAGAGGCCGCGAAGCCGTGCGACGCGGAGATAGTCCTCGCCGAGCACCTGGATACTGTTCCCGCGCATCGCGAGTGCGACGCCGCCGAAGCCAGTGATGACGACTGCGGCGATGAGCAGACTCGCGTGGTAGATGGCGTCGGCGACGAACTGGAACGTCGCGACCGGCCGAAGCGGGTTCACCACGGGAACGACCGCCGAGGAGATGTGCCCGCTGGTCGGGAACCACCCGAAGGTGTAGCCGAAGATGTACAAGAACAACAGCGCCGTCACGTAGTTCGGCGTCGAGTTAAGGACGATACCGATGCCGGTCGTCCCCATATCGAAGCGACTCCCCTCCTGGTACGCCATAATCGCGCCCAGCGCGATGCCGGCGGCGAACATCAGCAGGATAGCTATCGAGAACGCGAACACCGTCCACGGGAGCGCCTGTCCGAGAATCTCCGAGACGGGGGCGTTCTGGCTGATCGACTGACCGAGGTCGCCACGGACGATGCCACCGACGTAGTCGAGATACTGCTCGTGCAGCGGCGCGGTGAGGTCGATGTTGATGTAGCTCTCGACGCGCCGATTGATCTCCTGTTGGGACATGTCCGGATTGTTCCGGATGAGTTGGCCCCGTAGCTGGTCGGCGGGGTTGCCCGGCATCAGCCGGACGAGCCCGAACGACAGCGAGACCACGACGAACGCCGTGAATAGCGCTTGTCCGGTACGCTTTACGAAGTACTCGTACATCGGCGGTTACTCGGGCTTGGCCGTGAGCTTCCCCTCGCGGGGCAGGTAGTACTGCGGCCAGTCGACGATGGCGTCCTCGTCGTCCTGCGTCACCGTGTTCCAGTCGTCGGTGGTCACCCACGACTGGTCGACCTTCTCCATCAGCGGGGCCATCGGGAGGTGGCGGTTGACGACCCACGCCAGTTCCTGCGTCTTCTGCTTGGCCTCCTCGCCGGTCAACCCCGCGAGTTCCTCCAGTTCGGACTCGAAGTTCACCGTGCGCTTCTCGCCGTTCGGCTCACCCAGCGGTGCGACTTCGACCTCTCGCGGGAACTTCAGGATGGTCCGCGAGCGGAAGCCGTTGAGGAGTTTGTTCAGCGAGAAGTACGGGTACAGTTTCCCGTCCGGCCAGCCGAGGCCGGCGACGATGTAGTCTTGGTTGCCGTAGATGTCACCCCAGTACGACTGGCTCGGGTTCAGCGACGCCTCGATGCCGAAGTCGTTGAGGTCTTGTACGATGGACTGCCCGCCCGCGGTCCAGTCGTTCCACCCCGCAGGGATCTTGTACGGGAACGAGAGCGTCTCGCCGTCGGCGTCGACCCACGTGCCGTCCTGCTTCGAGAAGCCGGCGTCGCGGAGCAGTTGCGCCGCCTTCTGCGTGTCGGGGTCGTAGGCGTCGAACTCCGACAGCGAGTCACCCAGCCACTCTTTGTAACTACCGTCGAAGTTTCCTGGAAGCCCCGAGGGGACTTCCACGGGGACGTGCATCTTGCCGCCAGCCGTCTGTGCGAGTTTCTCGCGGTCGATGACGTACTGGATCGCCTGCTTGACATTCTGCTGGCTGTAGTGTTTGTGCTCGTGGTTGAACATGATGCCCATTCCCCAGTTGGCGGGCATCTGAATCTCGCGGACGTGGTCGCCGTACGACTCCGCGATGTTCGAGGGCGTGAACACGTTGTCGATGCCGTCGATGTTGTCGGTACGCAGCGCCTGCCACTGCTTCTGGTTCGACTGCAGGTAGTTCCACTTGAACGCCGCAAAGTTGATCTGGTCGGCGTCGGGGTGGTCCTCGAAGCGCGTGGCGACGAGTTCCTGGTTGCGCGCGTGGTCGAACTTGAACGGGCCGGTCCCGTTCGGTTCCTCGAGCGTCATCTCCGCCATCCCGGGTGCTTCGCCGTCGGACTCGAACGCGTCGAGGAACTTGCCGAACTGGTCGCGCGGCGTGTCGAGGGCGATGGGCTTCAGTGAGTAGAGGAACACCTCGTCGGAGACCGCTCGATCCAAGCCGAGTTCGACCGTCGACTCGTCGGCGACGGTTATGTTCTCCGGCGCGACGATGTTACCGATGGCTGCGCCGTCGTACGCCTCCAGTTTCAGTTTGAACGCGACGTCTTCGGCAGTGACCGCGTCGCCGCTGTGCCAGTTGAAGCCGTCGCGGACGGACAGTGTCACCGTCTCCGACCCGATGTCCCACGACTCGAGGACGCCTGGCATGAACGTGCTCGTCGCCTCGTTCACGTACAGGAGGTTCTCGAATATCGCCAGCGCCGCACGATCAGGATACTGCTGGCCGTAGGGGTTGAACTGCATGTCTTTCGGCACGCTCGTCGTCGCGGTGACGAACGTCCGGTCGGTCATCTCCAGCGAGTCGGACTCACTGGTCTGGGTCCCGTCACTTCCGCCGTCGCCACCACCGCCGTCGCTGTCAGTGGCCGTCGGCGTTCCCGTGTTCGACCCGGCACAGCCCGCAATTGCTGCGGCCCCGGTCACACCCGCCGCCTGCAGGAACCGCCGCCGTGTCTTTCGTAGATTCCGTTCTGCCTCGCCCGTGTGTCCATCGGACATACCTCGCCAATTCGACTGGTAGTATGTATGTATTTTTCACGATATATTTGATGTAGTGGTTCAATAAATAGATTTTCTGACAGTTTGTGTGGTGGCGGACCCGGCACGCTTCGACGACGAAGCGGCTCGGCCCGTGGTGAGTTACGGAAGGTGAAGCTGGACGCCGCGACGGATTGCGACCGCGAGTCCGATCAGCGTCATCAGGATAATTGCGGCCGAAACCTGTGAAATCGCGTGCGCTGCCGTTCCCGGCGTCGTGAACTGGAACGCGATCGCGAGGAACACGAGCAGGATCACGTCGAGCGCGAACAGGACCCAGAGGACGTTCCGGCGCATACTGCCACCCGCCGCAAGCGACGGGCAAAAGGGTGTCGTCGGGACGTCGGTTTAGTGGCGTTCGAATGCAACCCTGTCCCCACTTGATACTCTACTCCTGTCGTAGACCCGTCGACACAGGTTCGTCTCCCGGCTCCAGTGTGCGTGTCAGCCGCTCACCACCGTTACCACACTGACACTACCCGAACACAATATTGACGCAGTAATATTGTCTAATTGATACGATTGGTTCGCTACGAACAGATGCTCGACCTGACGAGACGGGGCGTGTTGGGGGGAATCGCTGCCAGCGGCGTGCTTCTGGCGGTCGGCACGGAGCCAGTGGCAGCGACAGAGCACACCCGGTCGACCCAGCGTGCTCGGCTCCGCGTGATCCACGCGTCGCCAGACGCCCCCGACGTCGACGTTCGAGTGCGGCGTGACGGTGACGACTCCGTCCGGACCGTCGCGTCGGATCTGTACTTCGGTGCGGTCGAAGAGTACCGCTCGCTCCCTGCCGGGTCGTACCGCGTGTCGGTCGCGCCAGCGGGTGAGCGCACCGCCGAGATACTGCCTACGCGTCGTCTCGTCCTCGACGAGGGTGCCGATTACACCGCCGTCGTCGTCGGCGAAGTCGACGGCGACACGACCCTCGACCTCGCGGTGTTCGAAGACGACAACAACCTCCTTGACGCCACCAAGAGTCGACTCCGTGTGATCCACGCGTCGCCGGACGCATCTCCGGTCGGCGTGACTGTCGCCCCGCGACGACGCTCGCCGTCCGACGACGGCATCGAGCGACTGCGCGCCGCCTCGCCCGACGACTCGCTGCGAACGCTGACCACTGCGCGTCGCACGCGTACGCTGTTCGACGGCGTCAGTTACGGACAGGCGAGCGACGCCGTCGAAGTCGCGTCGGGGAGATACGAGGTCGGCCTCCGACACGACACCGACGACGGTCCGGGGTCGGTGCTCCTCGAACGCAATCTCGGGTTCACCGGTGGCGTCGCCTTCACGCTGCTCGTGCTCGGGTATCACACTCCGGACGACGCAGCGGTTCCGGTTCCGCTCTCGCTGTCGGTGGCCGGCGACGCGACGCCCGGCCCAGCGACTGTTACCTTCGACGACCAGCGTCTCGAGTACGAGTCGGGTGCCGACACGGTCACGGTGACGATTCACGCCGTCGGACTCGCGGACGGGGGCTTCGTCGCTCTCCACGACCCGACACTGTTCGACAGCGACCCCACCGGGAGCGTCGTGGGCGTCTCCGAGTACCTCGGTCCGGGGTGGCACACGAACGTCGAGGTCGACCTCGGCGTCGACGACGTGTTAGACGGCGCGGAGGGACGGGTGCGTCTCGCCGCGATGGCGTACCGCGGCACCGACGCCGACCGGTTCTCGGTCGCCGCCGCGGGCGGCCCGTACGTCGACCCGAACGACGTGAACGGCGACGGCGTCGAGGCTGTCCTCGACGCGGCGACCGTCCGCATCGAACGAGCGTGGGACAGAGAGCGCTATCGTAACGACGACTCCGCCGACGAATCTCCACCTCGGGACGACCGGGAACGCGACCGTGAGGAGTCGCCCGACGCTTCCGACAAGACCGCCGACACCACCCCGGACGAGACGGACACCGACGCTTCCGACGAGACGCCAGCAGACGACCGAGACGAAGACGCACCAGCGGACGCGCGGGAAGACGAACGAGACGACGAGCGCGAACCGCGTGAAGAAGGCGAGGAGGAGAGTGACTGGCGGAAGAAACTGGAGGAGCGACGGAAAGAGCGGGAAAAGCGGCGCGAGGAGCGACGGAAAGAGCGAGAGAAACGGCGGGAGGAGCGACGTAAGGAACGGGAGAAGCGGCGAGAAGAACGGAGAAAGCGCAGGGACGACGATGACGACGATGACGACGAGGAGGATGATGAGGACGACGAAGAAGACGAGGACGACGACTGATCTGGTCTTCGTGTGGCCGTTCGACGACGCGGATCAGGAGTTCAGACGGTGACGCCGGTCGTCCCGCGGCGAACGGTGACGACGTGTCCACACTCGGGACAGACGACCGCCTCGCCCACTGGACTCGGGCGAATCACCCAGTCGCCAGTCGGGGTGGCGGCGTGCCAGCAGTCCGGGCAGTAGAGCGTTCGTTTCGACGGTGTCGGTGCAGTGATCACTTCGGGGGACATTACCACCTTCAGGCGAGGTCAGGGGATAAACACATCTCCGCTCGCCGGCGGCACGACGGGCCGTTCACAGCCGTCCGCTCGGGGAGAACACGCCTTCGGGGTCCCACTGTCGCTTCGCCTCGCGGAGCCACCCGTAGTTGTCGCCGAACACGTCGCGGGCGGTGTTCTCGTCGCGTTCGGTCCCCGAGAAGTTCGGGAGTTCGCCCGTCACCTCACCGACCTCGCGCACTCGCGCGACCGACTCCCGCGCCCACGAGTGGTGTGTATCGTCGGCGTCGGCGTCGCTCCAACACGCCTCGAAGTTGAGCACCACCTCCGCGCTGCGTTCGGGAATCGCCGTCTCGTCGGACGCGAGGTCCGCGATAGCGCCGCCCATCGGCCAGACGACGACCGTGTCGTCTGCGCCCGGGAGCGTCGCCATTCGCTCGGCGGTCACGTCGATCAGATCGTCGGTAAACTCTGTCACGGCGACGGACTTCCAGTAGTAGCGGTCGCCCTGTGGCGACCCGTTCGCGAGGTACGACTGAACCGCCGTGTACGGCAATCGCTCGGCGTACTCGAACAGTGGGTCTCGGTCTCCGAGCGTCCGGAACGGCGCGAGCGCACGTTCGCCAACCTTGGGGTCGCCCGCGTGAACGCCGAGGACACACAGCGCCAACTCTCCAACCCGGCTGTCGGGGAACTCCTCCTCGTCTGGCACACGGGCGACGTACGGCGAGACGTTCGTCTCGCGTGGCGCCTCGCGGAGACACTGGCGGTACTCGTGGAGGCGTTCGGCGACGTCGGCGGCGTCGTCGACCGGGAACCACACGTCACACATCGCCAGTTCGTCCGGGACCGCGACGAGGTCGAACTCCAGTTCGACGGCAACGCCGAACTCGCCACCTGCACCGCGGATCGCCCGGAACAGATCGGGATTGGTCGACTCGCTCGCCGTCACCTGCTCGCCCGCGGCGGTCACCAACTCGACGCGTGTCAGGCGGTCGCACGCGAGGCCGTGCGCCCGCGAGAGGTAGCCCGTGCCGCCGCCGAGTGTGAGGCCCGTCACGCCCACCTCGGGGGCGACGCCCTGCGGCGTCGCGAGGCCGTGTTCGGTCGTCGCCGCGTCGAGTTCGCCGATGGTGACCCCGGGTTCGACCGTCGCAGTGGCTGCTTCGAGGTCCACCTGAACCCCCTGCATCGTACCCACGTCGCAGACGAGGACGCCGTCGCCGGTCGAGGTGCCGGCCGACGAGTGGCCGCCAGATCGGGTGGCGATTCCGAGTCCCGTCTCGCGGGCGGTCTCGACGACGCGGGCGACGCCCTCAGTAGTCGTCGGGTACGCGACGGCCGCGGGAACCGCCGCACAGAGGCCGTTCCACACCCGGCGGGCGTCGTCGTAGCGGTCGTCCTCGGGCGTGACGACGCCGCCGGGGAACAGCGTCCGCCACTCGCCCGTCGCCGCTCGCGTCGTCGCCGTGCCGTCGCCGTCGAGCGCAGACGCGAGCGACGCCAGCGCGTCGGTGTGTGTCGCCGCCACCGCCGCCGCGTCGTCGCGGTCGAACTCGTCGGCTCCGTTCGTCGCCGCGGACGATTCTCGACTCATACCACCGAGTGTGGTCGCCACCGACGAAAACCCATCGCGGCGGGAATCGGGCGGCGTGGCGCGACCGCGGGCAACGCAACGGCTTTCGGTCCGCCGCCCACAGCGTCGAGTATGGACCGACGGCGGGCGCTGGCGTACGCGCGGGTGGGAGGCGTCTACCCCGTCGTCACCGTCGTTGCAGCGGCGGGGATCGCTCGTCTGGTCGGGTGGAACGTCGGTCTCGTCGTCTTGTTCCTCTCGATGTGTGCGGCCGCCGCCCTCGCCGCCGTCCTCGTCAGCGACACCGGCGGAATGCGCCCGAAGGAGGCCGACCGCGGCGTCGAGCAACACCAGGGTATCCTCGGGATGGATATGTCGATACTCGCCGGATCCTCTGGTGAGTCGGTCACGGGCGCCGCTCGGAGTCGGCAGGCACGCCTCCGGGTGTACGCTGCCGGCCTGTTCGTCTTGACGGTCGCACTCGTCCTCGTTCTCGGCGGCGCGCTTCCGATCTGAGCGCGGGTGTCCCGTTCGTACTCGTCCCCGTGAGCGACGGCGCTGTCGCTATCGGGTCGCGGCGTCGAAAGAATCGAAGGTCGGTCGGGAAGCGATGCGAGCGTCAGGTGGTGATGGGGTGTGTGGCGTTAACCGAACTTCACTCCTCGCGGGTCGCTCGCGCTCCCCGCTCGGTATAGAGGTTCCTTCGGAACCTCTCTTACATCGCGCCGCCCATGCCGCCCATACCGCCCATGCCGCCCATACCGCCGCCCATTCCGCCGGCGGGGTCGTCGTCGCCGTCGTCGGAGCCGCCGCCCTTGAGGTCGCCGGCCGCGATGACGTCGTCGATGCGGAGGATCATCGTCGCCGCTTCGGTCGCGGACTCGATGGCCTGCGTCTTGACGCGGAGCGGTTCGACGACGCCCTCGGCTTCCATGTCGATTACGTCGCCGGTGTAGGCGTCGAGGCCGGCACCGAACTCGCCGCCGTCGTGGCGGGCACGCAGGTCGACCAGCGAGTCGATCGGGTCGAGACCGGCGTTCTCGGCGAGGGTGCGCGGGATGACCTCCAGCGCGTCGGCGAACGCCTCGACGGCGAGCTGCTCGCGGCCACCGACGGAGTCGGCGAAGTCGCGAAGCTGGAGCGCCAGTTCCGTCTCGGGCGCACCGCCGCCGGGCAGCACCTGCCCGTCCTGCAGCGTCGTGCGGACGACGCCCAGCGAGTCGTCGATAGCGCGCTCGACTTCGTCGACGACGTGTTCGGTCCCACCGCGGAGGACGAGCGTGACGGACTTCGCGTCCTCGACGTCCTCGACGAAGATGCGCTCGTCGCCACCGATGTCCTTCTGGGCGACGGAGCCGGCGAAGCCGAGGTCCTCCTCGGAGAGGTCGTCGAGGTTCGCGACGACGCGGCCGCCCGTCGAGCGGGCCAGCCGCTTCAGGTCGGAGTCTTTCGCGCGGCGGACGGCGAGGATGCCCTCCTGCGCGAGGTAGTGCTGGGCCATGTCGTCGATGCCGTCGCCGACGAAGACGACGTCCGTGCCGACGGCCGACAGCTTGTCGACCATCTCCTTGAGCTGTTTCTCCTCCTGGTCGAGGAACTGCTGGAGCTGGTCGGGGTCGGTGACGTTGACCTCGGCGTCGATCTCGGTCTCCTTGACCTCGATTGCGCCGTCGAACAGCGCCACGTTTGCGTCCTCGACCGCGTAGGGCATGTTCTCGTCGACGCGCTCTTTGTCGACGATGACGCCCTCGATGAGTTCGGAGTTACCGATGGAGCCACCGACGACCGTCTCGACGGAGACGTTGTCGGTGTCGATGGTGCCGTCGTCGTCGCGGACGGCGAGGACGGCATCGACGACCAGTTCCGCGAGGGTGTCGCGGGCAGACTCCGCGCCCTTGCCGGTCATCGCGGTCGCCGCGATCTTCTCGAGGGTCTCGCGGTCGTCGGCGGTGACCTCGATGGCGCCCTCGGTCAGAACCTCCTTGGCCTTCTCTGCGGCCTGGCGGTACCCCTGCGCGATGGTCGTCGGGTGGACCTCCGAGTCGATGAGTTCCTCAGCCTGGTCGAGGAGTTCACCGGCGATGACGACGGCGGTCGTCGTGCCGTCGCCGACCTCGTCCTCCTGCGTCTCGGAGACCTCGACGATCATGTTGGCCGCCGGGTGGTCGATGTCCATCTCCTTCAGGATGGTCACGCCGTCGTTCGTGACGACGACGCCGCCCGAGGAGTCGACGAGCATCTTGTCCATCCCTTTCGGGCCGAGTGTCGTGCGGACCGACTCCGCGACGGCCTTGCCGGCCGTGATGTTCATCGACTGGGCGTCCTTGCCCGAGGTTCGCTGGCTATCCTCCGAAAGTACGATCATGGGCTGGTTGCCCATCCGCTGGCGCTGAGACATGAGTCACCCGTTGATTGTTTCTGATTCTATAAAAGCATTTGGGAGGCATCCCGTCAACGCACCGCACGGACCTGTTTGGGGCGTATGTGGGTGATTAACACAGTTGGTTTATATACTTTCTCTGGATGCTCACGCTGCCGTCAGCGGAACCCGGTCTGCGCCGTCGAACGGGTCCGCGTACGCGACCCGCGCCCGTCCGAACACGCCGCTCGGGATGCCGATGTCCGCGAGGGTCAGGTCGCCGTCGAGTCCTGCGAGACCCGTCTTCGGTAACGCGAGCGTCAGCGTCGCGTCCGGGTCGACGACGGGACCAGATTCCACGCCTGTCGTGGCGTCGCGGCCCGACGGCACGTCTAGTGAGAGCACCCGATCGAACGCCCGCGTCGTCGCCGCGAGTTCGCCCACATCACCCGATAGCGCCCCGGTCAGGCCGTACCCGACCAACGCGTCGACGGCGAGGCCGTCGCTCGCTCCCGGTTCCGTCGTCACCGCGGCGTCAGTCGCACCGAGGACGCCCAGTTGTCGGCTGGGGACGCCTTCGAACTCGTCACGGGCGCGGTCGAGGACCACCCGAACGCGCCGCCCCGCGTTCGCGAGGTGTCGGGCGGCCACGAGACCACCCCCGCCGTTACCGCCGCCGCCGACGAACACGGTGATCGGGTCGTTCGACGACCGCTCGCGTGCCTCTTGGGCGAGTGCGCGTCCGGCGTTCTCCATCATCGACAACAGGTGTAACCCGACCTCGTCGGTGGCGACGCGGTCGACCTCCGCCATCCGTCGGGCGGATATCGCCCGGACTGTGCGGCCGTCGGCGTCGAACTCGACAGGTGGGTCAGAAGCAGACACGGTCGTACGTCACTCGCGACGCGGAAAAGCCCGTGGCTGGGTGAGAAGCTGTCACGTACGAGTGCGCATTCGGCGACAGAAGCGGCGACGAAATCCGATCAGAGAGCCGTTATCGCGGCTCCTCGGCGTTGCCCGTCGGCGGCGACAGGTCGGGTGCGCCGTGGAGTTCGTTGTGCTTGCGTTCGAGGAACGAGTACACCGCGCCGTGGGGCGCGCCGTCGAGGATCATTCCTGTCGCGCGGCGGACGGCGCGGACCTCCTCCGGTTGGCCGATGACGCCGAGCGTGGTGCCTTTGATGACGACTTCGGCGCCGGTGAGGTCCTCCATCAGTTCGCGCGTGCGGCCGTTCTCGCCGATGAGGCGGCCCTTCTGTCGCTGGAGGTCGTTCTTGTTGCGGGTCTCTGCGGCCAGGTCGACCAACTCGAACCGGCGGAGGTCGTGGTCCAACAGCGAGAGTGCCGACTCCGGGGTGAATCCTCGGCCAATCGCACGGACGACGTCTGGCGCCACCATTCCGGAGACGGGGTCGCCGACGGCGTCGATGGCCAC harbors:
- a CDS encoding ABC transporter permease; the protein is MYEYFVKRTGQALFTAFVVVSLSFGLVRLMPGNPADQLRGQLIRNNPDMSQQEINRRVESYINIDLTAPLHEQYLDYVGGIVRGDLGQSISQNAPVSEILGQALPWTVFAFSIAILLMFAAGIALGAIMAYQEGSRFDMGTTGIGIVLNSTPNYVTALLFLYIFGYTFGWFPTSGHISSAVVPVVNPLRPVATFQFVADAIYHASLLIAAVVITGFGGVALAMRGNSIQVLGEDYLRVARLRGLSDTRIALRYVARNAILPMYTGLLLAFGAVIGGSAILEQVFTYPGLGYYIVAAVEARDYPLMMGGFVLITLAVVVGAFVADLTYGLVDPRVSTGGDS
- a CDS encoding ABC transporter substrate-binding protein; this translates as MSDGHTGEAERNLRKTRRRFLQAAGVTGAAAIAGCAGSNTGTPTATDSDGGGGDGGSDGTQTSESDSLEMTDRTFVTATTSVPKDMQFNPYGQQYPDRAALAIFENLLYVNEATSTFMPGVLESWDIGSETVTLSVRDGFNWHSGDAVTAEDVAFKLKLEAYDGAAIGNIVAPENITVADESTVELGLDRAVSDEVFLYSLKPIALDTPRDQFGKFLDAFESDGEAPGMAEMTLEEPNGTGPFKFDHARNQELVATRFEDHPDADQINFAAFKWNYLQSNQKQWQALRTDNIDGIDNVFTPSNIAESYGDHVREIQMPANWGMGIMFNHEHKHYSQQNVKQAIQYVIDREKLAQTAGGKMHVPVEVPSGLPGNFDGSYKEWLGDSLSEFDAYDPDTQKAAQLLRDAGFSKQDGTWVDADGETLSFPYKIPAGWNDWTAGGQSIVQDLNDFGIEASLNPSQSYWGDIYGNQDYIVAGLGWPDGKLYPYFSLNKLLNGFRSRTILKFPREVEVAPLGEPNGEKRTVNFESELEELAGLTGEEAKQKTQELAWVVNRHLPMAPLMEKVDQSWVTTDDWNTVTQDDEDAIVDWPQYYLPREGKLTAKPE
- a CDS encoding DUF4397 domain-containing protein → MLDLTRRGVLGGIAASGVLLAVGTEPVAATEHTRSTQRARLRVIHASPDAPDVDVRVRRDGDDSVRTVASDLYFGAVEEYRSLPAGSYRVSVAPAGERTAEILPTRRLVLDEGADYTAVVVGEVDGDTTLDLAVFEDDNNLLDATKSRLRVIHASPDASPVGVTVAPRRRSPSDDGIERLRAASPDDSLRTLTTARRTRTLFDGVSYGQASDAVEVASGRYEVGLRHDTDDGPGSVLLERNLGFTGGVAFTLLVLGYHTPDDAAVPVPLSLSVAGDATPGPATVTFDDQRLEYESGADTVTVTIHAVGLADGGFVALHDPTLFDSDPTGSVVGVSEYLGPGWHTNVEVDLGVDDVLDGAEGRVRLAAMAYRGTDADRFSVAAAGGPYVDPNDVNGDGVEAVLDAATVRIERAWDRERYRNDDSADESPPRDDRERDREESPDASDKTADTTPDETDTDASDETPADDRDEDAPADAREDERDDEREPREEGEEESDWRKKLEERRKEREKRREERRKEREKRREERRKEREKRREERRKRRDDDDDDDDEEDDEDDEEDEDDD
- a CDS encoding FAD-binding oxidoreductase — encoded protein: MSRESSAATNGADEFDRDDAAAVAATHTDALASLASALDGDGTATTRAATGEWRTLFPGGVVTPEDDRYDDARRVWNGLCAAVPAAVAYPTTTEGVARVVETARETGLGIATRSGGHSSAGTSTGDGVLVCDVGTMQGVQVDLEAATATVEPGVTIGELDAATTEHGLATPQGVAPEVGVTGLTLGGGTGYLSRAHGLACDRLTRVELVTAAGEQVTASESTNPDLFRAIRGAGGEFGVAVELEFDLVAVPDELAMCDVWFPVDDAADVAERLHEYRQCLREAPRETNVSPYVARVPDEEEFPDSRVGELALCVLGVHAGDPKVGERALAPFRTLGDRDPLFEYAERLPYTAVQSYLANGSPQGDRYYWKSVAVTEFTDDLIDVTAERMATLPGADDTVVVWPMGGAIADLASDETAIPERSAEVVLNFEACWSDADADDTHHSWARESVARVREVGEVTGELPNFSGTERDENTARDVFGDNYGWLREAKRQWDPEGVFSPSGRL
- the thsA gene encoding thermosome subunit alpha; protein product: MIVLSEDSQRTSGKDAQSMNITAGKAVAESVRTTLGPKGMDKMLVDSSGGVVVTNDGVTILKEMDIDHPAANMIVEVSETQEDEVGDGTTTAVVIAGELLDQAEELIDSEVHPTTIAQGYRQAAEKAKEVLTEGAIEVTADDRETLEKIAATAMTGKGAESARDTLAELVVDAVLAVRDDDGTIDTDNVSVETVVGGSIGNSELIEGVIVDKERVDENMPYAVEDANVALFDGAIEVKETEIDAEVNVTDPDQLQQFLDQEEKQLKEMVDKLSAVGTDVVFVGDGIDDMAQHYLAQEGILAVRRAKDSDLKRLARSTGGRVVANLDDLSEEDLGFAGSVAQKDIGGDERIFVEDVEDAKSVTLVLRGGTEHVVDEVERAIDDSLGVVRTTLQDGQVLPGGGAPETELALQLRDFADSVGGREQLAVEAFADALEVIPRTLAENAGLDPIDSLVDLRARHDGGEFGAGLDAYTGDVIDMEAEGVVEPLRVKTQAIESATEAATMILRIDDVIAAGDLKGGGSDDGDDDPAGGMGGGMGGMGGMGGMGGAM
- a CDS encoding NAD(P)H-hydrate epimerase translates to MSASDPPVEFDADGRTVRAISARRMAEVDRVATDEVGLHLLSMMENAGRALAQEARERSSNDPITVFVGGGGNGGGGLVAARHLANAGRRVRVVLDRARDEFEGVPSRQLGVLGATDAAVTTEPGASDGLAVDALVGYGLTGALSGDVGELAATTRAFDRVLSLDVPSGRDATTGVESGPVVDPDATLTLALPKTGLAGLDGDLTLADIGIPSGVFGRARVAYADPFDGADRVPLTAA
- a CDS encoding KH domain-containing protein, with the protein product MQHVKVPQDRIGVLIGEGGETMREIENRAEVRLDIDSESGSVAIDAVGDPVSGMVAPDVVRAIGRGFTPESALSLLDHDLRRFELVDLAAETRNKNDLQRQKGRLIGENGRTRELMEDLTGAEVVIKGTTLGVIGQPEEVRAVRRATGMILDGAPHGAVYSFLERKHNELHGAPDLSPPTGNAEEPR